A part of Eschrichtius robustus isolate mEscRob2 chromosome 20, mEscRob2.pri, whole genome shotgun sequence genomic DNA contains:
- the MRPS7 gene encoding small ribosomal subunit protein uS7m, whose amino-acid sequence MHRGPCTAFSPSSVTRSGTPRAASLGSSWPAKMAASVVTAARGWSGLLLGVRSAVLRLPGLTQVRWSRYGPEYQDPQIDKEYYRKPFTELTEEEKYERELRKTQVIKAAPATRTSSVFEDPVISKFTNMMMKGGNKILARSLMTQTLEAVKRKQFEKYHAASAEEQATIECNPYTIFHQALKNCEPVIGLVAILKGGHFYQVPVPLAERRRRFLAMKWMITECREKKHRRMLMPEKLSQELLEAFHNRGPVIKRKHDTHKMAEANRALAHYRWW is encoded by the exons ATGCACAGAGGACCCTGTACAGCCTTTTCCCCGTCTTCCGTCACTCGCTCAGGCACGCCGAGGGCAGCCTCTCTAGGGTCCTCGTGGCCAGCCAAGATGGCTGCCTCCGTGGTGACGGCTGCGCGAGGGTGGTCGGGCTTGCTGCTGGGCGTGCGGAGTGCTGTCCTGAGGCTTCCAGG gctAACCCAGGTGAGGTGGAGCCGCTATGGTCCTGAATACCAGGATCCCCAGATTGACAAGGAATATTACCGCAAGCCCTTCACCGAGCTGACTGAGGAGGAAAAGTATGAGCGGGAGCTCAGGAAGACTCAGGTTATCAAAGCTGCCCCTGCGACGAGAACAAGCTCTGTGTTTGAAGACCCAGTGATCAG TAAATTCACCAACATGATGATGAAAGGAGGAAACAAAATACTGGCCAGATCCCTCATGACACAG ACTCTGGAAGCTGTGAAAAGGAAACAGTTTGAGAAGTACCACGCTGCTTCTGCAGAGGAACAGGCAACCATTGAATGCAACCCTTACACCATCTTCCACCAAGCACTGAAAAACTGTGAGCCTGTGATTGGGCTGGTAGCCATCCTCAAGGGTGGCCATTTCTATCAG GTCCCTGTGCCGCTAGCCGAGCGGCGCCGCCGCTTCCTGGCCATGAAGTGGATGATTACTGAGTGTCGGGAGAAGAAGCACCGGCGGATGCTGATGCCGGAGAAGctgtcccaggagctgctggaggCTTTTCACAACCGGGGCCCTGTGATCAAGAGAAAGCACGACACGCACAAGATGGCCGAGGCCAACCGCGCGCTGGCCCACTACCGCTGGTGGTAA
- the MIF4GD gene encoding MIF4G domain-containing protein yields the protein MVMGEPRREEYKIQSFDAETQQLLKTALKDPGAVDLEKVANVIVDHSLQDCVFSKEAGRMCYAIIQAESKQAGQSVFRRGLLNRLQQEYQAREQLRARSLQGWVCYVTFICNIFDYLRVNNMPMMALVNPVYDCLFRLAQPDSLSKEEEVDCLVLQLHRVGEQLEKMNGQRMDELFVLIRDGFLLPAGLSSLAQLLLLEIVEFRAAGWKTTPAAHKYYYSEVSD from the exons ATGGTCATGGGGGAGCCCAGGAGAGAGGAGTATAAAATCCAGTCTTTTGATGCAGAGACCCAGCAGCTGCTGAAGACAGCCCTCAAAG ATCCAGGTGCCGTGGACTTGGAGAAAGTGGCCAATGTGATTGTGGACCATTCTCTGCAGGACTGTGTATTCAGCAAGGAAGCAGGACGCATGTGCTACGCCATCATTCAG GCAGAGAGCAAGCAAGCAGGCCAGAGTGTCTTCCGCCGTGGACTCCTCAACCGGCTGCAGCAGGAGTACCAGGCTCGGGAGCAGCTTCGAGCCCGCTCCCTGCAGGGCTGGGTCTGCTACGTCACCTTTATCTGCAACATCTTTGACTACCTGAGG GTGAACAACATGCCCATGATGGCCCTGGTGAACCCCGTCTACGACTGCCTCTTCCGGCTGGCCCAGCCCGACAGTctgagcaaggaggaggag GTGGACTGCCTAGTGCTGCAGCTGCACCGGGTCGGGGAGCAGCTGGAGAAGATGAACGGGCAGCGCATGGATGAGCTCTTTGTCCTGATCCGGGATGGCTTCCTGCTCCCAGCCGGCCTCAGCTCCCTggcccagctgctgctgctggagaTCGTCGAGTTCCGGGCAGCTGGCTGGAAGACGACCCCGGCTGCGCACAAGTATTACTACAGCGAGGTCTCTGACTAG